CCTCGCTGACCAGCCGGGAGATCTCCACCAGCTGGTCACCAACCTGGGTCAGCTCTTCCTGAAAAACCTTACGCACGTAGGCGTCCTTTCCTTGTAACTCCCGCCGGCCCGGTCCGGGCAGCAGGAATCGCGTCGCCGTTCGGCACTCCAACTACCCACAATCCCAAAGTCCGGTAAACGGTTAAGCCCTTGCAGGTGAACGTTAGTTGAACCGTCCGCCCAAGGGGCCGGGACGCGCCGTTTGGCCTTCATATACAGCATAAGGTGGACCTGTGGATCCTATGCTTATCGGCCTGGTGGCCGGCCTTATCGGCCTGGCGCTCGGTACGTTCGGCGTGCTCGCTTTCCGGGTCAGTGAGAAACAGCGGCAATTGCTGGACGTTGACGCCGGCGAGCTCGCGCTGCCGGCGGGCGCTGCGGAGGTGCTTGCCGTCGTCGGACGCGCCTTTGTGGTGGTGGACGCGGTGGACGGTGTGGTCCGTGCCAACCCGGCCGCCTATGCCTACGGCCTGGTCCGCGGCCACACGGTGGTCCATAAGGAACTGCTGGACATGACCGCCGGGGTCCGCCGCGATGGCGTCATCCTCGAAAGGAAGCTGGAACTTCCCCGCGGTCCCCTCGGCCAGGGAACCATCATTGTCCAGGTCCGGGCGGCGATGCTCGGGGAGGAATACATCCTGCTGCTTGCGGACGACCGCACCGAGATCACCAGGACAGAAGAGATCCGGAACGATTTCGTAGCCAACGTTTCCCACGAGCTGAAGACGCCGGTGGGCGCCATCTCACTGCTGGCCGAAGCCCTGGAGTCCTCGGCGGACGACGAACTGGCCGTCCGGCGCTTCGCCAAGCGAATGCACAAGGAATCCGGCCGGCTCGCCGCATTGGTCCAGGACATCATCGAACTTTCCCGACTGCAGGGAGCAAGCGTCACCCAGCAGGGCCGCCCGGTTGACGTCAATGCCGTGATCGCCGAGGCAGTGGACCGGTCCCAGCTTCCCGCGGAGAGCAAGAACATCCGCATTGTGGTGGGTGGCCGGACCGAGGCGAAGGTCTTCGGGGACCAGGACCTGCTGGTGACCGCGCTGCGCAACCTGATCGACAACGCCATTAGGTACTCCCCGGAGAACACACGGGTGGGAATCGGCGTACGCAGTCGGGAAGGGCTTGTTTCCATTTCCGTTACGGACCAGGGGGAGGGCCTCAGCCCCGAGGACCAGGAACGCGTCTTTGAACGCTTCTACCGGGTGGATTCAGCCCGCTCCCGCCACACCGGGGGGACAGGCCTTGGCTTGAGCATCGTCAAACACGTTGCGTCCAACCACGGCGGGGAAGTGACCCTCTGGTCCCAGCCAGGGCAGGGCTCCACCTTCACCCTCCGGCTTCCCGAGATGGAGGGACAGGAAGGCGGGGAAGAAACACCTGCTACCGCCACCACCGCCGCCGGTCCCGCGCGGGCGGGAACCGCAGGGTCCGAAAAGCCAACTGTTACCCAAGTACCCGGCGCCACCGGCGCCACCGAACGAGGAGCAAAAGCTTGAGCAGGATTTTGATTGTTGAGGATGAGGAGTCGTTCAGCGATCCGCTGTCCTATTTGCTGGGCAAGGAAGGTTTTGAGGTCGAAGTCGTGGACAACGGCCTGGACGCCATCACCGAGTTCGACCGGAACGGGGCGGACCTGGTGCTGCTGGATTTGCAGCTTCCCGGGCTGTCCGGCACCGAAGTGTGCCGCCAGCTCCGCCAGCGGTCCAGTGTCCCGGTGATCATGCTGACGGCCAAGGACGCGGAAATCGACAAGGTGGTGGGCCTGGAACTCGGCGCGGACGACTACGTCACCAAGCCCTACTCCTCCCGCGAACTGGTGGCCAGGGTCAGGGCAGTGCTGCGGCGCCAGGGCGAGCCGGAGGAACTCATTTCTTCCACAGTGCAGGCCGGCCCTGTCCGGATGGACATTGAACGGCATGTGGTCAGCGTGGGCGGCGAGCAGGTGCTGCTGCCGCTGAAGGAGTTCGAGCTCCTCGAAATGCTCCTGCGCAATTCAGGCCGGGTGCTGACCCGCGGCCAGCTCATCGATCGGGTCTGGGGCTCTGACTACGTCGGCGACACCAAGACCCTCGACGTCCACGTGAAGCGGCTGCGCGGAAAGATTGAGCCCGATCCGTCGGCGCCGCGGTTCCTGGTCACCGTGCGGGGGCTTGGCTACAAGTTCGAGCCCTAGAAAGGGCCACCGGCGAAGGGGATGGAAAAGGAGGGGCCGCAAGGGCCCCTCCTTTTCCCTGTCCTGTCGGGCAGTGGACTCAGCCCGGAGCGTTAGTGGCCGGTCCCGCCTGCGCTTTTCGAAGCCGACGGCGACGGCGTGGCCGACGTGCTCGGCGAGGGCGTGCTGCCGGCCGGCAGGTACTCCTTGTACTCCGGCAGCGTGGCATCCAAGACGGGGACCTTCACCGTGTTGCTCACGTTGGTGCCGTCTTCGGTGATCTTGACGTCCACGAGGGAGCCCGGGATTCCTCCGGTGGTGCTGAGGATGGCTTCATCCGAGCTTTCGTTGAGCAGCGTGTAGGAGTTCGCCTTGACCGGAACCTCGGTCTGCGAGCCCTTTGCGCCGTTGACGGTGAGCGTCACGTCCTGGGAAGAAGAGTTGTAGACGGCGCCGATCAGGCGGCCGGGCTGGTCCTCGCCGGAGGAAATGATCAGGATGTTACGCAGCTGGATCGGGCCGAGGTCGGCGACGATGCCGTCCGAGGCAGCGTACTGTTCGCTGGTCTGCTGGGGCGTGATGTAACCGCAGCCGGCGGTCAGCAGGCCCACGCCGAGGGCGGCTGCCGTCAGTGCCAGTTTGCCGCGCTGGGCCCGGGTCATCGCAGTGAAACGCACGTCGCGTACTCCTCAAAGAGTCTTGAAACATTAATCACGCATAGCCTATCCGCAAAGCAGGCCAAACGAGGATTCGAAGCTGTCACATCGGCCTTCCCCGGGACGCGGCACATGCACTATTATCCGCGTTCGTCAAGGGGGTGAAGGGGTCCGATTTGGCCCGTTTTCCGCGTATTCCTGCGGTTCGGCGCCCTCTTCCGGGCCGGTCATATGCCTGAATCGTGATAAACTGGTCAGCGGGAAAGGGGAAATGTCCACATGGTATTTGAGGTCGGCGAGACAGTAGTTTACCCTCACCACGGTGCTGCGAAGATTGAAGAAATCAAGATGCGCACCATCAAGGGCGAAGAGAAAATGTATCTCAAGCTCAAGGTGGCTCAGGGTGATCTGACCATTGAAGTTCCAGCAGAGAACGTTGACCTTGTTGGGGTACGGGACGTAGTGGGCAAGGAAGGCTTGGAGCACGTGTTTGATGTGCTTCGCGCCGAGTTCACCGAAGAACCCACCAACTGGTCGCGCAGGTACAAGGCAAATCTGGAGAAGCTTGCTTCCGGTGACGTCATCAAGGTTGCAGAGGTCGTCCGCGACCTGTGGCGCCGCGATCACGACCGGGGCCTTTCCGCAGGCGAGAAGCGAATGCTGGCCAAGGCCCGGCAGATTCTGATTTCAGAACTGGCGCTGGCTGAAAAGACCGACGAGGAGAAGGCTGCAAGCGTTCTCGACGAGGTCCTGGCTTCCTAAGAATTGAACCCCGGGGGCACCCAAGTGCCGCCGGGGCTTCTTTTTGCCCAAAAGCAGGCCGCGGGCATTCCTCCCGAGGTGTTCAGGCGCCGGCCCTGCAGGGGACGTAGGCTAGTCCGCATGAGCGAAACACCCACCCGCCTGGTCACCGCGGTGATCCTGGTGGCAGCAGGTACAGGGCAAAGGCTGGGTTACGGCATGCCCAAGGCGGCGGTCCCCCTGGGCGGCGAGCCAATCTTGATGCATGCCCTGCGCGGCATCGTCGCATCCGGAGCAGGCAGCCAGGTGTGCGTCGCGCTGCCCCCCGGAGACGACGCCCTCCGCAGCCTGTGCGAGGACTTCCGGCGGGAACTGGCCGACGGAGGCCCGCTACTTTCCATTGTCGACGGCGGCAGCACCCGCGCGGATTCCGTCCGGGCCGGCATGGCAGCCCTGATGGACGGCATAGAAGCGGTGCTGGTGCACGACGCCGCGCGCGCCCTCACCCCCGAGTCCGTCTTCCACCGCGTGGCGGACGCCTTGGCTGCCGGCGCCGTGGCAGTTATTCCTGCCGTAGCGGTAGTGGACACCGTCAAGACGGTAGCTGCCACCACCGGCCCGGACACCGAGCTGGCACCGGAGGTTGTCACCGGGACCGCTCCCCGCGAGGGACTCCGTGCGGTGCAGACGCCGCAGGGCTTCCACCTGGGCACGCTGCTGAAGGCGCACGAAGCCGCGCGGGGCCTGGGCCGGGAAGAGTCCGGCGCCGTCACCGATGACGCAATGCTGGTGGAAATGCTCGGCATCCCCGTCCACGTGGTCCGGGGGTCCACCCAGTCCCTGAAAATAACCACTCCATTGGACCTGATCCTCGCTGAGGGCCTCCTCGAGGGGCCGCTGGGCGCGCGCTGGGTGGAAGGCTAGGAATGGGATCTGCGGACATGGTTATCCCCCGCACCGGAATCGGGCTGGACGTTCACGCCTACGCCACTGAGGACCAGCCCCGCCCGCTGTGGCTGGGCGGACTCCTGTGGCCGGGCGAACGGGGCCTGGCCGGGCACTCCGACGGCGATCCGGTGGCCCATGCCGCCGCCGATGCGCTGTTTTCCGCCGCCGGGGTAGGAGATTTGGGCACGCATTTCGGTACGGACCGGCCGGAGTTTGCCGGCGCCTCCGGCGTCGCGCTGCTGGCCGAGGCTGCGCGGATTGTCCGGGCCGCCGGATTTGAGATCGGCAACGTGGCTGTCCAGTTCGTCGCCAACCGGCCCAAGTTCGGCCCGCGGCGGGAGGAATCCCAACAGGTCCTCAGTGACGCCGCGGACGCGCCCGTCAGCGTCACCGCCACCACCAGCGACCACCTCGGGTTCACCGGCCGCGGTGAAGGCATCGCCGCGGTGGCCACTGCACTTGTCTACCCGAGGCCGCACCTTCCCATCAGCTAATCTGGAGCGGTGACCCTGCGCTTCTATGACACTGCCTCCGCCGAAGTCCGGAACTTCGTCCCCATCGTCGAGGGCAAAGCCAGCCTCTACTACTGCGGGGCCACCGTGCAGGGCATGCCCCACGTAGGCCACATCCGCTCGGCCATTGCCTTTGACCAGCTCACCCGCTGGTTGGTTCACCGCGGGCTCCGGGTCACGGTGGTCCGAAACGTCACGGACATCGACGACAAAATCCTGGCCAAGTCCGAGGCCTCCTTCGCGCCGGGCTTCACCCCGGAACCTGGCGAAGTGGCCGAGGAAGAGTGGTGGGCACTCGCTTACCGCTATGAGCAGGAATTCCTCAAGGCTTACGACACGCTTGGCGTTTCCCGGCCAACGTACGAGCCCCGCGCCACCGGACACATCCCGGAGATGCACGCCCTCATCCAGCAGCTGATCGACCGCGGCCACGCCTATCCCGCCCTGGACGACTCCGGCGATGTCTACTTCGACGTGCGTTCCTGGAGCAAGTACGGCGCACTGACCCGGCAGAACATCGACGACATGCAGGCAGCCCCGGACGTCGAACCTCAATTCAGCAACAGGAAGAAGGACCCGCGCGACTTCGCCCTGTGGAAGGGGTCCAAAGAAGGAGAGCCGACGACGGCGAGCTGGGCTTCCCCCTGGGGTGCCGGCCGCCCGGGCTGGCACCTGGAATGCTCCGCCATGGTCACCAAGTACCTCGGCGCCGAGTTCGATATCCATGGCGGCGGCCTTGACCTCCGGTTCCCGCACCACGAAAACGAGCTGGCCCAGTCGCAGGCGGCGGGCCACCCGTTCGCCAACTTCTGGATGCACAACGGCATGGTGACCTACGAGGGCGAAAAAATGTCCAAGTCCATCGGCAACACCGTCAGCCCTGCCGAGATGCTGCAACTGGCATCCCCCCGCGTGGTCCGCTACTACCTTGGCCAGGCCCACTACCGCTCAGTGCTGGACTACCGGCCCACGTCCCTCCAGGAGGCCGCGGCCGCCGTCGAACGCATTGATGGTTTTATTGCCAAGGCGACCGCCCGGTTCGGTACCGGCTCCGGCTCAGTTGCCGGCCCCGACGGCTCCTCCGCCGATACCTTGCGCACGTTCGCCGAGGCCATGGACGACGACCTGAACGTCCCGCGTGCGCTGGCCGCCCTGCACGAGACGGTCCGGGCCGGCAACACCGCCCTTGCCGAAGGCGATGACCCCGCCGCCCGTCTCGCGTTAGACACGGTGTCAGTCATGACCGACGTCCTGGGGCTGAATGCCGTGGCAGGTACCGATGCCGGCAACGCCAAGGACAAGGCCGCCCTGGACGTCCTGGTGCAGGCCCAGCTGGAAGCCCGTGCCGCGGCAAGGGCGGAGAAGAACTGGGCGGCATCAGATGCCATCCGGGACACCCTCACCGCTGCCGGCATCCTGGTGGAGGACGGCCCGGACGGCGCAACCTGGAGCCTGAAGCGGGACTGACCGGCGCGTTTCCAGGACAAGCGGGTCCATCCTTGGCAGCCGATTTTTCTTCGGTCAGTAGACTGGTAGGCAGACTCAGTCAGCACAATCAAGGGTGGAACACAATGGCCAACAATGGTCGCCGATCGGTTAAAGCGAAGAAGGGCCCAACCATCGGGACCGGTGGCCATGGCCGCAAGGCCCTGGAAGGCAAAGGCCCCACGCCCAAGGCAGAGGACCGCCCTTACCACAAGGCGCACAAGGCCAAACAGCTCTCTGAGCGGTCTGCGGCCAAGCGCAACCCGGGCGCCCGCAGCGCCGGTGCGGCCAAGTCCGGCCCCAAGGGCCGTGCCACCGAGGAAGTCGTCACCGGGCGCAACTCGGTTGTAGAGGCGCTCCGCGCCGGCATTCCCGCCAAGGCCCTGCACGTGGCCATCCGCATCGAAATGGACGACCGTGTCAAGGAATCCCTGAAGCTCGCCGCCGAGCGGGGCATTCCGCTGCTCGAAACCGGAAAGCCCGAACTGGACCGGATGACCGACGACGCCATCCACCAGGGCCTGGTGCTGCAGATCCCGCCGTACGACTACCAGGACGCCTACGAACTGGCCGAAGATACGGTGGCGAAGTGGAAGAAGGGCCACGTCGCCAACGCCCCGCTCTTCGTTGCCTTGGATGGCATTACCGATCCCCGTAACCTTGGCGCCATCATCCGCTCGGTTTCCGCTTTCAGCGGCCACGGCGTCATTGTCCCGGAACGCCGCTCGGTCGGCGTCACCGCCTCAGCCTGGAAGACCAGCGCCGGCGCCGCTGTCCGCGTGCCGGTGGCACGGGCCTCAAACCTTAACAACGCCCTGAAGCAGTTCAAATCCATGGGGATCTTCGTCCTGGGCCTGGACGGCGACGGCGACGTCTCCCTGCCGGACCTGACCCTGGCGACCGAACCGGTGTGCATCGTGGTGGGTTCGGAAGGAAAGGGACTCAGCCGCCTGGTCCGCGAGAACTGCGACCAGATCGTCTCCATTCCCATCGATTCCGCCATGGAATCCCTCAACGCCTCCATGGCCGTAGGCATCTCCCTGTATGAGGTCTCCCGGCAGCGCGCCGCAAAGTAGGCGCCGGGTTATGGTCATGCCGCTCTTCGACACTGCTTCCACCATGGACGCCTCCACGGCGGTTCCGCTCGGTGTCAGTGTTCCGCGCGCCGGCTCGGACGGGACGGGCAGCAACCATGCAGGACGGGCCAACGTGGCCTGCTATGCGCCTGGCGTATCCAGCCTGGAGGTCGTCTACGCCGCCCCGGGCGGGGAGTGGCGGACCCAGGCACTGCCCAACGTCACCCATGGCGTCCACCACGGCATCGTCGAGGACCTGCCGTATGGATCCCGTTATGGTTTCCGGCCCGCATCCGGCGAGCAGTCCCTGCCCTTCGCAGCGCCCACCAGCGAAATTGAGGGCGACGCCGGCCAGCCGCTGCTGCTTGATCCCTACGGCCGCGCCGTGGACCAGCAGGACGGCTTCCTTGCCAGCGTGCGCATGGCAGGCGCCTACGACTGGGGAACCGACCAGCGGCTGCGGCTGCCGTGGCGCAACACGATCATCTATGAGGCCCACGTCCGGGGACAAAGCATGCTCCACCCCGACGTCCCCGAAGAACTCCGGGGAACCTACGCAGGCATGGCCCACCCCGCCATTATCGAGCACCTCACAAGCCTGGGCGTCAGCTCGGTGCAGCTGCTGCCGGTGCACTTCCACTTGGACGAGCCACACCTGCAGGACCTGGGACTAACCAATTACTGGGGCTACAACACGGCGGCCTTCTTCGCCCTGCATCCGGGCTATGCAACGCGCGCCGCCCAGAAGGCCGGGCCGCAGGCTGTCCAGGACGAGTTCAAGTCAATGGTCAAGCACCTCCATGCCGCCGGGCTGGAAGTCATTTTGGACGTCGTCTACAACCACACGGCCGAGGGCGGCCCCGACGGGCAGACCCTGAGCTTCCGCGGGTTGGGCGAGCAGGCGTACTACCGCACCGACGGGCACGGGAGATACGTGGACACCACGGGCTGCGGAAACAGCCTGAACTTCGGCGAGCCCCGCGTGGTCCAGATGGTCCTCGACTCCCTCCGGTACTGGGTGGATGAGTTCCACATTGACGGCTTCCGCTTCGACCTCGCAGTGACCCTCTGCCGGAACGCGGCCAACGAGTTTGACCCGCGGCACCCGTTCCTGGTTGCGGTCGCCGCCGATCCTGTCCTGTCCGACGTGAAGCTGATTGCCGAACCCTGGGACGTGGGCTACGGCGGCTGGCAGACCGGACGTTTTCCGGTCGGCTGGGTCGACTGGAATGACCATTTCCGGGACGCGCTCCGTTCGTTCTGGCTCACCGACCGCGCCGCCCTGGATGCTGGCGGCCACGGCGGGCCCCTCGCCAAGCTCGCGGACTCGCTGTCCGGTTCCGCCGCCCTCTTCCAGCCTTCCGGACGCTCCCGCCTGGCGTCAGTCAACTTCATCACCTCCCACGACGGTTTTACGCTCAATGACCTGGTCTCCTTTGACCGCAAGCACAACGAGGCCAATGGCGAGGAGAACAGGGACGGGCACGGGGATAACCGAAGCTACAACCACGGCGTGGAAGGTCCTACCGAGGACGGCACGATCCTCGCCAAGCGGGCCCAGTCCCGCCGCAATCTGATGGCGTCCATGCTGGTTTCCCTGGGCGTTCCCATGATCACCGCCGGCGACGAACTTGCCCGGACCCAGCAGGGAAACAACAATGCCTACTGCCAGGACAACTCCCTCGCGTGGCTGGACTGGACCCGTACTCCCGAGTCTCACGAAATGCTCCGCAGCACCAAGCGTTACATCCGCCTGCGCAAGGAGTTCCTCGCGGCCCAGCCCCACGATTTCCCTGTCCTCGACGAGCAGTCCTACCTGTACTGGTTCGACCAGAACGGCCACCCGATGTCCATGGAACGCTGGAACGATCCCCACAACCGCGTGGTGCAGCTCCTCCTGGGCTCGGACAACGGCGGCTTTGCCGGGTTGATGGTGGTCAACGGCAGCGCTTCGGACCTGCAGTTCACGCTGCCGCGCGTCACGGCCGGGGCCACAGCCCTGCGCATGTTCGAGCTCCGGCTGACTACCTCGCCACTGCATGAGGAACGCCAGGGCGGGCAGGTTGCCGCAGGGGAAAAGGACCTCGTGGAGGCCTATTCCATCAGCATCTACCGCAGCTAGGCACGGGGGATTTCCACAATGCGCCACCGTTCCGTCCTGCCCCTGTTGCTGGCGGGCCTGGTGCTGCTCGCTTTCCTGGCCTTCGGCGGCACGGGATTCCTCGGCCAGTTGACGGAAGATACGACGCCGGAGGGCACCTCCAGTGCCGTGCCTGCGCCCAGCGCCGCACCCGGGACCAGCGCCTCTCCTGGACAGGTCAACCCTTCGGGGCTGCCGGAGGTTCGTGAGTCCGCGCTCCCCGCGGAGGGACGCAGGGTTCTCGAACTCATCCGCGCGGGCGGACCGTACCGCTACAGCCAGGACGGCCAGCCCTTCGGTAACTTCGAGCGCATCCTGCCACGGCGGGACAGGGGGTATTACCGCGAGTACACAGTGCCGACTCCCGGGGAATCGGACAGGGGAGCGCGCCGCATCGTGGCCGGCGCTGACGGCGAGAAATACTACACGGACGATCACTACGAGTCATTCAAATACATAGCGGAAGGCAGCTAAGCATAGCCATGAAGATCTACTCCGGCGACACCTGGACCCTTGAGGAACTGCAGGAGCAGGTGGCCGACGCGGGACGCCGCAGCCTGGTGGTTCCCGCAGCTGACAGCAAGAAGGCTGTCCTGGAAACCTTCGGCGAGGTCCTCAACTTTCCGGAACACTACGGCGTCAACCTCGACGCGCTCAATGATTCACTGCATGACTTCGCGGACAGCATCACGGACAACGGCAACGCTCCGGTCACGGTCCTGTGGCAGGTGGCTGCGCCGTTCCGCAGTGACAGGGCGTTCGGGATCATCTGCGAAATCCTCCAGGACGCCGAGCGCTACGCGGGCAAGGACCTGGCCGTCACCGCCGTCCTGCTTTAACGCCGTCCCGCTTTAGGAGCGCTCTTCCTGGCCGGTGTAGGTCGCCAGAAGATCCAGGGCCCGGCCGCCGTTCTCCTCTTCAGCCAGCGCCGTGCGCATGCTTTCCGCCTTCTCCCGGCCGGCAGGGAATGGGGGCAGCAAGGGAACTTCCGGGTCCGTCAGCACTTCGATCACCACGGGGCGGTCCGCGGCGAACGCCTGCTCCCACGCCTCCCCGATGAGGTCCGGGTCCTCAACCCGGATGCCTTTCAGGCCCAGCAGGTCTGCGTAGCCTGCAAAAGGAAAGTCCGGCAGCTCCTGGCTTGCCGCGAACCGCGGTTCGCCCTCGGACTCCCGCTGCTCCCATGTCACCTCGGTGAGTTCCCTGTTGTTGAACACGCAGACCACGAAGCGCGGATCGGCCCACTGCCGCCAACGGTGGGCGACCGTCACAAGTTCGGCGATGCCAATCATCTGCATGGCGCCGTCACCTGCCAAGGCCACTACCGGCCGGTCCGGATGCGCCAGTTTTGCCGCAATGCCGTAGGGGAGCGAACATCCCATGCTGGCCAAGGTTCCGGACAGGTGCGCCGGGACGCCCGGCGGAAGGACCAGCTGCCGGGCATACCAGTAAACACAACTGCCGACGTCGATGCTCACCAGGGCGTTCCCGGGCAGCCGGTCGTTCAGTTCCCGGACCACCCGCTCGGGATTCACCGGGCTCGCCGGGACGGCAGCCCTTTCCCCGGCCAAAGCCCGCCAGCGGGAGACTTCCCGCTCAACGTCGGTCCGCCATTGCCCTGGGCCGCGAGGTTGCAGCCTTTGATTCAGGGCCCGCAGCGCCAAAGCGGCGTCGCCCGCCAAACCCACCTCAACCGGGTAGCGGTTGCCGATCTTCCGCTCGTCGATGTCGATCTGGACAGCCCGGGCTGAGCCGGGCGGAGGATAGAACTCCGTCCAGGGATCGTTGGAGCCCACAATAAGCAGCGCATCGCAGTTGCCCAGCAGGTGCGCGCTGGCGGTGGTTCCCAGGTGTCCCATGGTGCCTGCCGCAAACGGCAGGGTCTCATCCATATAGGGCTTGCCCAGCAGGCTGGTGGCAATTCCGGCACCAAGCTTTTCGGCCACCGCCACCACCTCCCCGGCGGCGTGCCGCGCCCCCTGGCCCACGAGCAGGGCAATCCGTTCCGAGGAGTTGAGGAGCTCTGCCGCAGCCTCCAAATCCTGATCCCGGGGCATCCTGGTTGCTGTGCTCCACGAAGGCGCGGTGACCACAATGCCGTGTTCCTGTTCCAGTTCGGGGGCCGGTGCCGACTGGATGTCATGCGGGATGATGACCACGCAGGGTGAGGAGGTGGCCTTGGCTGTGCGGAAAGCCCGGTCCAGGACCATGGGGACCTGCTCCGGTGCGCTGACCTGCTGGACGAACTGGGCGGCCACATCCTTGAACAGGACCGTAAGCTCGATCTCCTGCATATAGGCGGACCCCAGCACGGTGCGGCTTTGTTGCCCTACGATCGCCACAACCGGAACGCCGTCGAGCTTGGCATCGTAGAGCCCGTTCAGCAGGTGGACGGCGCCAGGGCCTTGGGTGGAGGTGACCACTCCCACCCCGCCGGTGTACTTTGCGTGGCCCACGGCCATGAAGGCAGCCGTCTCCTCATGCCGGGCCTGGACGAACTCAACCCTTCCTTCGGCACGGCGCAGTGCGCCCATGAAACCGTTGATCCCGTCGCCGCTGTAGCCGAAGACGCGGTCCACCCCCCAGGTGGTGAGCCGGTCCACGATCACATCGGAGACTGTTCGTTCGGTCATGGGTCCTCCTGCATACGGTTTGACTGCCTGCCGGGACCCTTACCCGCGGAACCCGCGGCTAAGCGTTGACGATCAGTCCCAGCTCGGCCTTCGAAGCGAGGGCGTCGTGCCGCGGCAGGACCCGCACGGTGTAACCGAACGGTCCCGAGCGGTCGATCACCAGCGAGCCGCTGAACAGGTGGCGCCCGCTGCCGAGGTCCTCCTGTACCTTCAGCTCCATCACGGTGATGTCGGTGAGGGTGTCGCTTTCCTCGGCCCGTCCATAGGCCACTTCCACGGATACGTCCTCAGGGGTGAGGCTGTGCAGCGCCACGTACGCGTTGACCTGCAGCGTGTCGCCGATCTGGGGATCCTCGGAGACGCCCACGGAGTCCACGTGCTCCACGTGCACCAGCGGCCATGCCAAACGTACCTTTGCCGTCCAGGCCGCCAGGGTGCGGGCCTGCGAGTAGGAGTTCGCGGAAGCGTTCCGCCCCGCTTCCGCGGCCGGACGGTAGAGGATGTTCACGTAGTCGCGGAGCATGCGTTCGGCGGAGACGGCCGGACCGAGGTGCGAGAGGGTGTGCTTGATCATGGAGACCCAATGCGTGGGCACCTTCTCGGCCCCCGACGTCGAAGGGCCCGCAGCGCCGGCGCCGGCTGATACCGTGCTGCCGTAGAAGCGCGGGGCCACCTGGGTTTCGAGCAGCTCGTACAAAGCTGCTGCCTCTATGTCGTCGCGTTCCTCCGGTGATGCGCCATTGTTGGCGGTGGGAATCGCCCAGCCGTTTTCGCCGTCGTACATTTCATCCCACCAGCCGTCCAGGACGGAGAGGTTCAGCGACCCGTTGAGCGCGGCTTTCATGCCGGACGTTCCGCATGCCTCCAGCGGCCGGAGCGGGTTGTTGAGCCAGACGTCGCAGCCCGGGAACAGCGTCCGGGCCATCGCGATGTCGTAGTTGGGCAGGAAGGCGATCCGGTGGCGCACTTCGGGATCGTCGGTGAACCTGACCAGGTCCTGGAT
The Arthrobacter sp. PGP41 genome window above contains:
- a CDS encoding sensor histidine kinase codes for the protein MLIGLVAGLIGLALGTFGVLAFRVSEKQRQLLDVDAGELALPAGAAEVLAVVGRAFVVVDAVDGVVRANPAAYAYGLVRGHTVVHKELLDMTAGVRRDGVILERKLELPRGPLGQGTIIVQVRAAMLGEEYILLLADDRTEITRTEEIRNDFVANVSHELKTPVGAISLLAEALESSADDELAVRRFAKRMHKESGRLAALVQDIIELSRLQGASVTQQGRPVDVNAVIAEAVDRSQLPAESKNIRIVVGGRTEAKVFGDQDLLVTALRNLIDNAIRYSPENTRVGIGVRSREGLVSISVTDQGEGLSPEDQERVFERFYRVDSARSRHTGGTGLGLSIVKHVASNHGGEVTLWSQPGQGSTFTLRLPEMEGQEGGEETPATATTAAGPARAGTAGSEKPTVTQVPGATGATERGAKA
- the ispD gene encoding 2-C-methyl-D-erythritol 4-phosphate cytidylyltransferase — translated: MSETPTRLVTAVILVAAGTGQRLGYGMPKAAVPLGGEPILMHALRGIVASGAGSQVCVALPPGDDALRSLCEDFRRELADGGPLLSIVDGGSTRADSVRAGMAALMDGIEAVLVHDAARALTPESVFHRVADALAAGAVAVIPAVAVVDTVKTVAATTGPDTELAPEVVTGTAPREGLRAVQTPQGFHLGTLLKAHEAARGLGREESGAVTDDAMLVEMLGIPVHVVRGSTQSLKITTPLDLILAEGLLEGPLGARWVEG
- the ispF gene encoding 2-C-methyl-D-erythritol 2,4-cyclodiphosphate synthase — protein: MVIPRTGIGLDVHAYATEDQPRPLWLGGLLWPGERGLAGHSDGDPVAHAAADALFSAAGVGDLGTHFGTDRPEFAGASGVALLAEAARIVRAAGFEIGNVAVQFVANRPKFGPRREESQQVLSDAADAPVSVTATTSDHLGFTGRGEGIAAVATALVYPRPHLPIS
- the rlmB gene encoding 23S rRNA (guanosine(2251)-2'-O)-methyltransferase RlmB, producing the protein MANNGRRSVKAKKGPTIGTGGHGRKALEGKGPTPKAEDRPYHKAHKAKQLSERSAAKRNPGARSAGAAKSGPKGRATEEVVTGRNSVVEALRAGIPAKALHVAIRIEMDDRVKESLKLAAERGIPLLETGKPELDRMTDDAIHQGLVLQIPPYDYQDAYELAEDTVAKWKKGHVANAPLFVALDGITDPRNLGAIIRSVSAFSGHGVIVPERRSVGVTASAWKTSAGAAVRVPVARASNLNNALKQFKSMGIFVLGLDGDGDVSLPDLTLATEPVCIVVGSEGKGLSRLVRENCDQIVSIPIDSAMESLNASMAVGISLYEVSRQRAAK
- the cysS gene encoding cysteine--tRNA ligase; the encoded protein is MTLRFYDTASAEVRNFVPIVEGKASLYYCGATVQGMPHVGHIRSAIAFDQLTRWLVHRGLRVTVVRNVTDIDDKILAKSEASFAPGFTPEPGEVAEEEWWALAYRYEQEFLKAYDTLGVSRPTYEPRATGHIPEMHALIQQLIDRGHAYPALDDSGDVYFDVRSWSKYGALTRQNIDDMQAAPDVEPQFSNRKKDPRDFALWKGSKEGEPTTASWASPWGAGRPGWHLECSAMVTKYLGAEFDIHGGGLDLRFPHHENELAQSQAAGHPFANFWMHNGMVTYEGEKMSKSIGNTVSPAEMLQLASPRVVRYYLGQAHYRSVLDYRPTSLQEAAAAVERIDGFIAKATARFGTGSGSVAGPDGSSADTLRTFAEAMDDDLNVPRALAALHETVRAGNTALAEGDDPAARLALDTVSVMTDVLGLNAVAGTDAGNAKDKAALDVLVQAQLEARAAARAEKNWAASDAIRDTLTAAGILVEDGPDGATWSLKRD
- a CDS encoding CarD family transcriptional regulator gives rise to the protein MVFEVGETVVYPHHGAAKIEEIKMRTIKGEEKMYLKLKVAQGDLTIEVPAENVDLVGVRDVVGKEGLEHVFDVLRAEFTEEPTNWSRRYKANLEKLASGDVIKVAEVVRDLWRRDHDRGLSAGEKRMLAKARQILISELALAEKTDEEKAASVLDEVLAS
- a CDS encoding response regulator transcription factor; amino-acid sequence: MSRILIVEDEESFSDPLSYLLGKEGFEVEVVDNGLDAITEFDRNGADLVLLDLQLPGLSGTEVCRQLRQRSSVPVIMLTAKDAEIDKVVGLELGADDYVTKPYSSRELVARVRAVLRRQGEPEELISSTVQAGPVRMDIERHVVSVGGEQVLLPLKEFELLEMLLRNSGRVLTRGQLIDRVWGSDYVGDTKTLDVHVKRLRGKIEPDPSAPRFLVTVRGLGYKFEP